From a single Acidobacteriota bacterium genomic region:
- a CDS encoding aldolase/citrate lyase family protein: protein MQTPDAEITAAAKARNEKLLAGVSERLIDLEPKYYVQMAHLTCPATVWKYTEGAATRSQANLVMLDLEDSIPRNNPELLEQGRANIIRAFNELDWGKRLRFFRPRGLELDPAHEDISVIIEQAGANLDGLIYPKIESADEVRSIDATLAALETKLGMAPNQIKIEVLIESEMAEENLFAIAHSSKRLVGLILGTYDYWASLGMRASTYRPDHPLISHLRSAIVKAAASVGIPAIAEMTTNYPTKNKSEAEREAAIEEFKRDARLAIDFGFAGKWTGIPEQTALAVEMFQLPDAEINKAIDEARAFLEAEASGLGATMIGGKMADRATDRINRSTLKIAYALGRVDEVLAAELGLR, encoded by the coding sequence ATGCAAACCCCTGACGCAGAGATTACCGCTGCCGCAAAAGCGCGCAATGAAAAGCTACTTGCCGGAGTCAGTGAACGACTCATTGACCTGGAGCCGAAATATTATGTGCAGATGGCGCATCTGACCTGTCCGGCAACGGTGTGGAAATATACGGAAGGGGCGGCGACCCGCTCGCAAGCCAATCTCGTGATGCTTGATTTGGAAGATTCGATTCCGCGCAATAACCCGGAACTTCTCGAACAGGGACGCGCCAACATCATTCGCGCTTTCAATGAACTCGACTGGGGAAAACGCCTGCGCTTCTTTCGCCCGCGCGGGCTTGAACTCGACCCGGCACACGAAGACATCTCGGTCATTATCGAACAGGCAGGCGCGAATCTCGATGGCTTGATTTATCCGAAAATCGAGAGCGCCGATGAAGTGCGCTCGATTGATGCGACGCTTGCGGCGCTTGAAACCAAACTCGGTATGGCTCCAAACCAAATTAAGATTGAAGTGTTGATTGAATCCGAGATGGCGGAAGAAAATTTATTCGCCATAGCGCATTCATCGAAGCGTCTGGTTGGACTTATCTTGGGAACCTACGATTACTGGGCGAGCCTCGGCATGCGCGCTTCGACTTACCGTCCAGACCATCCGCTGATTAGCCATCTGCGTTCGGCAATCGTTAAAGCTGCTGCGTCCGTAGGCATTCCGGCGATTGCCGAAATGACCACCAACTATCCGACGAAAAACAAGAGCGAAGCCGAACGCGAAGCGGCGATTGAAGAGTTTAAACGTGACGCACGGCTGGCGATTGATTTCGGTTTTGCCGGTAAATGGACAGGCATTCCCGAACAGACCGCTTTAGCGGTTGAAATGTTTCAACTCCCCGATGCCGAAATCAATAAAGCGATTGACGAAGCCCGCGCATTTTTAGAAGCCGAAGCCTCAGGGTTAGGCGCGACCATGATTGGCGGCAAAATGGCAGACCGCGCTACTGACCGCATCAACCGCAGCACCCTAAAAATTGCTTATGCGCTCGGTCGGGTGGATGAGGTCTTAGCCGCAGAACTCGGCTTGCGGTAA
- a CDS encoding TonB-dependent receptor — MRHSKLSLFMLWVFCFTSISPVFAQIPTGGLRGTVKDPKEAVITDAKIAVTSKATGAARMVKTNSDGEYQVSNLTPGEYEVKVSMPGFKTAVSMIHVQVGENATIEFVLEIGQASETISVVSDTPTINVTDHKIDGVVGRRQIEVLPLNGRNFLQLALLEPGVGVEAVDNPGTSPNNFFRVSVAGASQALTRISVDGATINDRVTGGTSQNFSQESVQEFQISTFNYDISTSVTSVGSINVISRSGTNDLHGSLFMYYRDDNMAAYPALQRNPRAAIDPSLREPFFARRQMGGSIGGPIKRDNVFYFFNYEHQNQDGVVPIANNHPIFSQYDVAFPQPLDFNQANLKVDFRINDKNNAFVRFSTDNNDNFNSANGVFMPSNWVSTKNVSTQALGGLTTLLTSNTVNDFRYSYSFYSGRLKIPTDACKDPVYCLGVGGPRIGTTLSNFGIGNNLNTPQNRVLRTYQLTDTLSWQKGTHRMRVGGEWEHFYGQGHWAYLEPAFVTLWDPLHILAFVAATGGAASPFFPLYNALPLSLKLNATGTGPAVPGLLPTYADILRLPLAGFATGVGNPGQPQPFNFQTASHNNRYRIFIGDQWRLHPRFTFNYGVAWVYEDNVLNHDFDRPALLAPLLGGDLSAPKRDKNNFDPSIGFAWDVHGNGNMVIRGGGGVYHDSNLFWTRLNERAYTGPSGNGRYIIPGTLFNLQFASFPTAYSGTNLAAQLPTLRATAQALLGDGTNLAVRGIQAVKTTGEQGFGGLFDQNTVVPYAINASIGIQRKLAQELVVQADFVLRRSLKFGGLHNTFIIDRNRYNRARLSQVGANGRGDPSPNPIIPVCTGQQSLNPTAQCSTGPIAISQNGANYRYTGLHVKVDKRFSDRYLFTASYALSKFIGFNGVGNGVYNLDNFYEADDYQDSDRRHRFTFSGAMELPSYQGDNKFIQAVANTWQVSLINQMLSKPALTLLISGVDLDGDGTSSLILPGATFRGFGRKFNQDDVRRLVNQYNTTLPTAVTGKRTTRDQVIPAITLPKNFDSGDTFISQDIRVTRIISIGEKVKLQIIGEAFNIFNISNLSGYSGTLNGANFGQPSTRAGGVFGSGGPRAFQLAARLQF, encoded by the coding sequence ATGCGCCATTCCAAACTGAGTTTATTTATGCTTTGGGTCTTTTGTTTCACCAGCATCTCTCCGGTTTTTGCTCAAATTCCTACCGGCGGATTGCGCGGGACGGTAAAAGACCCGAAGGAAGCCGTCATCACTGACGCGAAGATTGCGGTTACCAGCAAAGCAACCGGAGCCGCGCGCATGGTGAAAACCAACTCGGATGGTGAGTATCAGGTCAGCAACCTGACGCCCGGCGAATATGAGGTCAAAGTCAGCATGCCGGGCTTTAAAACCGCCGTCAGCATGATACATGTTCAAGTCGGCGAAAATGCGACGATTGAATTTGTGCTGGAAATCGGACAAGCTTCGGAAACCATTAGTGTGGTTAGCGATACGCCGACCATTAATGTTACCGACCACAAGATTGATGGCGTCGTTGGGCGCAGACAGATTGAAGTTTTACCGCTCAACGGTCGCAATTTCCTGCAACTGGCATTGCTCGAACCCGGTGTTGGCGTTGAAGCCGTGGACAATCCCGGCACCAGTCCGAATAACTTCTTCCGCGTTTCGGTCGCCGGAGCTTCGCAGGCGTTGACCCGCATTTCCGTTGACGGGGCAACTATTAATGACCGAGTGACCGGGGGCACGTCGCAGAATTTTTCGCAGGAATCCGTGCAGGAATTTCAGATTTCAACCTTCAATTATGATATTTCCACTTCGGTTACCAGCGTCGGTTCAATCAATGTCATCTCGCGCAGTGGCACTAATGATTTGCATGGCTCGCTGTTTATGTACTACCGCGATGACAACATGGCGGCTTATCCGGCGCTCCAGCGCAATCCGCGCGCGGCGATTGACCCGTCTCTAAGAGAGCCGTTTTTTGCGCGACGACAGATGGGCGGTTCTATCGGCGGACCCATCAAAAGAGATAATGTATTTTATTTCTTCAACTATGAGCATCAGAATCAGGATGGGGTGGTGCCCATCGCCAACAACCATCCCATCTTTTCGCAATATGATGTCGCTTTTCCACAACCGTTGGATTTCAATCAGGCAAATCTCAAGGTTGATTTCAGAATCAATGACAAAAATAACGCCTTCGTTCGCTTTAGCACCGACAATAACGATAACTTCAATTCGGCAAACGGCGTTTTTATGCCCTCCAACTGGGTATCTACCAAAAATGTTTCAACTCAAGCATTGGGCGGATTGACCACTCTGTTGACCAGCAACACGGTCAACGATTTCCGTTACTCGTACAGCTTTTACAGCGGACGACTCAAGATTCCCACCGACGCTTGCAAAGACCCGGTTTATTGCCTTGGCGTTGGGGGCCCACGCATTGGCACGACGCTCAGCAATTTCGGCATCGGCAACAATTTGAATACGCCGCAGAATCGGGTGCTGAGAACCTATCAACTGACCGACACTTTGAGTTGGCAAAAAGGGACGCACCGGATGCGGGTTGGCGGCGAGTGGGAACATTTTTATGGGCAGGGACACTGGGCATATCTTGAACCGGCATTTGTGACGCTTTGGGATCCGCTGCACATTCTGGCATTTGTCGCGGCTACCGGCGGCGCGGCTTCACCCTTTTTCCCGCTTTATAATGCGTTGCCCTTGAGTTTGAAGTTGAACGCCACCGGCACGGGTCCCGCGGTTCCGGGTTTGTTGCCAACTTATGCGGATATTTTGCGGCTGCCGCTCGCGGGTTTTGCTACAGGCGTAGGCAATCCCGGACAACCACAGCCCTTCAATTTCCAGACTGCCTCGCACAATAATCGTTATCGCATCTTTATCGGCGATCAATGGCGGTTGCACCCGCGGTTCACCTTCAACTACGGGGTGGCTTGGGTGTATGAAGACAATGTCCTCAATCATGATTTTGACCGTCCCGCTCTGCTCGCTCCACTGCTTGGCGGCGATTTAAGCGCGCCCAAACGCGATAAGAACAATTTCGATCCGAGCATCGGTTTTGCCTGGGATGTGCATGGCAACGGCAATATGGTGATTCGCGGCGGCGGCGGCGTTTATCATGATTCCAATCTGTTCTGGACGCGCCTCAACGAGCGCGCCTACACCGGGCCATCCGGCAATGGTCGCTACATCATTCCGGGCACCTTGTTCAATCTCCAGTTTGCGAGTTTTCCTACTGCTTATAGCGGCACCAATCTGGCAGCGCAATTGCCGACTTTGCGCGCTACAGCACAAGCCTTGCTCGGCGATGGCACTAACCTTGCGGTGCGCGGGATTCAAGCAGTAAAAACCACCGGCGAGCAAGGTTTCGGCGGACTGTTCGACCAAAACACCGTCGTTCCTTATGCCATCAATGCGAGCATCGGCATTCAACGCAAACTCGCGCAAGAGTTAGTCGTACAAGCGGATTTCGTGTTGCGGCGTTCACTCAAGTTTGGCGGCTTGCATAACACCTTCATTATTGACCGCAACCGTTATAACCGGGCACGGCTCTCACAGGTTGGCGCGAACGGACGCGGCGACCCAAGCCCGAATCCGATTATTCCGGTGTGTACCGGACAACAATCTTTAAACCCGACGGCGCAATGTTCAACCGGGCCGATTGCCATCTCTCAAAATGGCGCTAATTATCGTTATACAGGCTTGCACGTCAAAGTGGACAAACGCTTTTCCGACCGCTACCTGTTTACTGCCTCTTACGCTTTGTCAAAATTCATTGGCTTTAACGGCGTTGGCAATGGCGTGTACAATCTCGATAATTTTTATGAAGCGGATGATTATCAGGATTCCGACCGTCGCCATCGCTTCACCTTCAGCGGTGCAATGGAATTGCCAAGCTATCAGGGCGATAACAAATTCATCCAGGCGGTCGCCAATACCTGGCAAGTCTCGCTCATCAATCAAATGCTCAGTAAACCGGCATTGACGTTGTTGATTTCCGGGGTGGATTTGGATGGTGATGGCACCAGTTCTCTCATTTTGCCCGGCGCAACTTTCAGAGGTTTCGGGCGCAAATTTAATCAAGATGATGTGCGTCGGTTGGTCAATCAATATAACACCACTTTACCGACGGCAGTGACCGGCAAACGCACGACCCGAGATCAGGTGATTCCGGCAATCACCCTGCCCAAAAATTTTGATAGCGGCGATACCTTTATCTCACAGGATATTCGAGTGACGAGAATTATTTCCATCGGAGAGAAAGTTAAACTCCAGATTATTGGTGAGGCATTCAATATATTTAACATTTCCAATCTCTCCGGTTACAGCGGTACGCTCAATGGCGCGAATTTCGGGCAACCGAGTACACGCGCCGGTGGGGTTTTCGGTTCGGGGGGGCCGCGCGCCTTTCAACTGGCGGCGCGGTTGCAGTTCTAG
- a CDS encoding PDZ domain-containing protein, with protein sequence MKKAILSLFLLLTLAIAGLAQTDKPMLFRQPTLSKTHIVFVFAGDLWIVGREGGEASRLTTGVGVESSPLFSPDGSMVAFTGEYDGNIDVYVVPTTGGVPRRLTYHPGNDGVVGWTPDGKNVLFVSGRTSESGRTGQLFTMSVDGVSPTVVPLPMAYEGAYSTDGQRLAYVPLPRAFQNWKRYRGGRATPVWIADLKDSSIEKIPRVDSNDFNPMWTGNKVYFLSDRNGAVTLFAYDTTTRRVNQVLQNTGYDIKAASLGADAIIYEQFGVINLFDLKSGKTQKVNITLNGDLPSVRARYEKIGNRMFNYGISPTGARAVFEARGDILSVPAEKGNARNLTNTPGVAERDPSWSPDGKWVAYFSDESGEYALHLREQSGIGEVKKIALDPSFYYSPTWSPDSKKIAFYDKRLNLWYVDLAKGTPTKVDTTHAGAGTFDPAWSPDSRWLAYNKANKSWIRAVHVYSIEESKSYQVTDGMSDARFPTFDKSGKYLYFTASTDTVNTTAGLDMSAYPFRPTRSVYVCVLKKDLPSPLAPESDEEKVSEEKPAEAPKPPAKPEPVKVAIDFEGIGQRILALPIPNRTYVGMAAGKPNNLFIIEAATAPGTQGGILHKFDLEKRKLDKVIEGINAFDLSANGEKVLYVQGQNWFIASTMTPIKPGEGRIRTDEMEVYIDPKSEWTQMYKEVWRMERDFFYAPNYHGLDLKAAEKKYEPYLAALAHRADLNYLFSDMLGELSVGHLYIQGGDVPRPGFVPGGLLGADYKIENGRYRFAKIYNGENWNPQTRAPLTQPGVNVKEGEYLLAVNGRNLTATDNLYQFFESTANKQVVIKIGANPDGSASREVTVVPVANEGGLRNLAWIEGNRRKVEQMSGGKLAYVWLPDTAGGGYSNFNRYYFAQLDKDGAVIDERFNGGGSAADYIVDFLRKQVMSYWAVREGGEATTPHGVIPGPKVMIVNEYAGSGGDLMPWMFRRMKIGPLIGKRTWGGLVGIGGYPALVDGGSVTAPHFAFYNPESQWEVENHGVAPDIEVEMDPRAWREGKDPQLEKAVEVAMAALKRNPVVRPKRPAYPNYHNKPVAAPMTPAGGASSGRNN encoded by the coding sequence ATGAAAAAAGCAATCCTCAGTCTATTTCTTTTGCTGACGCTGGCAATCGCCGGCCTCGCGCAAACCGATAAGCCGATGCTCTTCAGGCAACCGACATTGAGCAAAACCCATATCGTTTTTGTGTTTGCCGGTGATTTGTGGATCGTCGGACGCGAAGGCGGCGAAGCTTCGCGCCTGACAACTGGTGTCGGTGTGGAAAGCTCGCCGCTGTTTTCGCCCGATGGGTCGATGGTCGCTTTCACGGGCGAATATGACGGCAACATAGATGTTTATGTCGTGCCGACCACCGGCGGTGTGCCGCGTCGTTTGACCTATCATCCGGGGAATGATGGCGTGGTCGGATGGACGCCTGATGGCAAAAATGTTCTGTTCGTTTCCGGGCGCACCAGCGAATCGGGTCGCACCGGGCAACTTTTCACCATGTCAGTTGACGGCGTCTCTCCAACTGTCGTGCCGTTGCCGATGGCTTACGAAGGCGCTTATTCAACCGATGGACAGCGTCTTGCGTATGTGCCGTTGCCGCGCGCTTTTCAAAATTGGAAACGCTATCGCGGCGGACGCGCTACCCCTGTCTGGATTGCTGATTTGAAAGATTCGAGTATTGAAAAAATCCCGCGGGTTGATTCCAACGATTTCAATCCGATGTGGACTGGCAACAAAGTCTATTTCCTTTCAGACCGCAACGGCGCAGTCACTTTGTTTGCTTATGACACGACCACCAGGCGCGTTAATCAGGTGCTGCAAAATACCGGCTATGACATCAAGGCGGCATCGCTTGGCGCAGACGCGATTATTTACGAACAATTCGGCGTAATTAATCTTTTCGATTTGAAATCGGGCAAGACCCAGAAAGTCAACATCACCTTGAACGGCGATTTGCCTTCGGTTCGCGCCCGCTATGAAAAAATCGGTAATCGCATGTTCAACTACGGGATTTCGCCGACGGGGGCGCGCGCCGTTTTTGAAGCGCGTGGCGATATTTTGAGCGTCCCTGCCGAAAAAGGAAATGCCCGCAATTTGACCAACACGCCGGGGGTTGCCGAACGCGACCCTTCGTGGTCACCTGATGGCAAATGGGTGGCTTATTTTTCCGATGAATCCGGTGAATACGCTTTGCATTTGCGCGAACAATCGGGAATCGGCGAAGTGAAAAAGATTGCCCTTGACCCGTCATTCTATTATTCACCGACGTGGTCGCCCGATAGCAAAAAGATTGCCTTTTATGACAAACGTCTGAATCTCTGGTACGTTGACCTTGCCAAAGGCACGCCGACCAAAGTTGATACGACCCATGCAGGCGCAGGAACCTTTGACCCCGCGTGGTCGCCTGACAGTCGTTGGCTGGCTTACAACAAAGCCAATAAATCGTGGATTCGCGCCGTTCACGTTTACTCGATTGAAGAGAGCAAGAGCTATCAAGTGACCGATGGCATGAGCGATGCGCGCTTTCCGACATTCGATAAGAGCGGCAAATATCTTTACTTCACGGCAAGCACCGACACCGTGAACACTACCGCAGGTCTTGATATGTCTGCCTATCCGTTCCGTCCGACGCGCAGTGTTTATGTTTGCGTGCTCAAGAAAGATTTGCCTTCACCGCTGGCACCGGAAAGCGATGAAGAAAAAGTCAGCGAAGAAAAACCGGCTGAAGCGCCGAAACCACCTGCGAAACCCGAACCCGTCAAAGTCGCGATTGATTTCGAGGGCATCGGTCAACGCATTCTCGCATTGCCGATTCCGAATCGCACCTATGTCGGCATGGCTGCGGGCAAGCCGAATAATTTATTCATCATCGAAGCCGCAACTGCGCCCGGCACTCAAGGCGGCATTCTGCATAAATTCGATTTGGAAAAACGCAAACTCGATAAGGTAATTGAAGGCATCAACGCCTTTGACCTTTCGGCAAACGGCGAAAAGGTTCTTTATGTGCAGGGACAGAATTGGTTCATCGCTTCCACGATGACGCCCATCAAACCCGGCGAAGGACGCATTCGCACAGATGAAATGGAAGTCTATATTGACCCTAAGTCTGAGTGGACGCAGATGTACAAAGAGGTCTGGCGCATGGAGCGTGACTTCTTTTACGCGCCCAATTATCACGGCTTGGATTTGAAAGCCGCAGAGAAAAAATATGAGCCATATCTTGCGGCGCTCGCTCATCGCGCCGATTTGAATTATCTGTTTAGCGATATGCTCGGCGAACTTTCGGTCGGTCATCTTTACATTCAAGGCGGCGATGTGCCGCGTCCGGGTTTCGTGCCCGGCGGCTTGCTTGGCGCAGATTATAAAATCGAAAACGGGCGTTATCGTTTCGCCAAAATTTACAACGGCGAAAACTGGAACCCGCAGACCCGCGCCCCGCTGACGCAACCCGGTGTCAATGTTAAAGAAGGCGAATACCTGCTTGCGGTCAACGGTCGCAATCTCACGGCAACCGATAACCTTTATCAATTTTTTGAGAGCACCGCGAATAAACAAGTGGTCATTAAAATCGGCGCAAATCCCGATGGTTCGGCTTCGCGGGAAGTCACCGTAGTGCCGGTCGCTAATGAAGGCGGCTTGCGCAATCTCGCGTGGATTGAGGGCAATCGTCGCAAAGTTGAGCAGATGAGCGGCGGCAAACTCGCTTATGTCTGGTTGCCGGATACGGCGGGCGGCGGTTATTCCAATTTCAATCGCTATTACTTTGCCCAACTCGATAAAGACGGCGCGGTGATTGACGAACGTTTCAACGGTGGCGGTTCGGCTGCCGATTACATCGTTGATTTCCTGCGCAAACAGGTGATGAGTTACTGGGCGGTGCGCGAAGGCGGCGAAGCGACCACCCCGCACGGTGTGATTCCGGGTCCGAAGGTCATGATTGTCAATGAATACGCCGGGTCGGGCGGCGATTTGATGCCGTGGATGTTCCGTCGCATGAAGATTGGTCCACTCATTGGCAAACGCACCTGGGGGGGACTGGTCGGCATCGGCGGTTATCCGGCATTGGTTGATGGTGGCAGTGTGACCGCGCCGCACTTTGCTTTCTACAATCCTGAAAGCCAATGGGAAGTTGAAAATCATGGGGTCGCGCCCGACATTGAAGTCGAGATGGACCCGCGAGCGTGGCGTGAAGGCAAAGACCCGCAGCTTGAAAAAGCTGTTGAAGTTGCGATGGCAGCGTTGAAACGTAACCCGGTGGTTCGTCCGAAACGCCCTGCGTATCCGAATTATCACAATAAACCTGTGGCGGCGCCGATGACCCCGGCGGGCGGCGCGAGCAGTGGTCGCAACAACTAG
- a CDS encoding PDZ domain-containing protein: MTRLFLLLMLLLATVVSALAQSDKATLYQKPTINKTHIVFVYAGDLWIVGREGGDARRLTNGVGIETDPSFSPDGLMIAFTGEYDGNTDVYVVPAAGGVPKRITYHPGPDKAVGWSNDGKQILFSSPRNSTSFYTQLYTIGIDGGLPTQVPLPLGSYGSYSPDGAYIAYEPLTQWQPDWKRYNGGQTQPIWIARLADSSIEKLPRENSNERYPMWVGDKVYFLSNRAGAVSLFSFDTKSKKVDQLIKNDGLDYKSAAAGAGAIVLEQFGTIHLYDLKSGKVNKVNIRVANDLLSVRPHFERVGNRIANAQISPTGARAVFEARGEILTVPAEKGDPRNLTNTPGVMERDPAWSPDGKWIAYFSDESGEYALHVRDQLGKGEVKKIQLPPTFYYAPTWSPDSKKVALFDKKLQLWYLEVDKATPIKVDSNPIGSNDDVVRPVWSPDSRWLTYTKQLPNLLRAVFLYSLEKNQTHQITDGLSDARYPAFDKSGKYLYFTASTNIGPSISFADLSGIAHQPTRSVYAVVLRNDIPSPLAPESDEEKVQPEKKEDAKPADKPADDKAAAEKKPEGAQPATPPAGTPPAKKEVEPIRVDLEAIDQRIVSLPIPARNFVDLYAGKANTIYIVEAPPINLEVFAPPSLTVHKFDFGKRKFDKALDGVTGFTVSANGEKALYRQGFTAWFIGSTATLGAPLPPGAPGAPNLLRVAEMEVATDPKVEWRQMYKEVWRGERDFFYDPNAHGLDLKVAEKLYEPYLEAVAHRADLNYLFTEMLNQLTVGHMFIRGGDQPRPNFVPGGLLGCDYKIENGRYRFAKIYNGENWNPNLRAPLTQPGVNVKEGEYLIAINGKEIRSTDNLYQAFESKAGKQVVIKIGANPDGTGAREVTVVPVANEGGLRNLAWIEGNRRKVEQMSGGKLAYVYMPDTANGGYTSFNRYFFAQTNKDGVVMDERFNGGGLLADYIVQHLTRQQLSMIHYREGGQDVPVPAGAIYGPKAMLINEMAGSGGDAMPWYFRKAKVGPTIGKRTWGGLIASFPAPTLMDGGGVTAPDAAIYGLSGEWEVENVGVPADIEVEFDPAMWRAGRDPQLEKAVEYLMEELKKNPRQKYKLPPFPNYQNKPTGAMPMTSSGGRSN, from the coding sequence ATGACCAGACTATTTCTTCTTCTCATGCTCTTGCTGGCGACCGTCGTTTCGGCGCTGGCGCAAAGTGACAAAGCAACGCTTTATCAAAAGCCAACGATTAACAAAACGCATATCGTTTTCGTTTATGCGGGCGATTTATGGATAGTCGGACGTGAAGGCGGCGATGCCAGACGCCTGACGAACGGCGTCGGCATCGAAACCGACCCCAGCTTTTCGCCTGATGGTTTGATGATTGCCTTTACGGGCGAATACGATGGCAACACCGATGTTTACGTCGTACCGGCAGCGGGCGGCGTACCCAAACGCATCACCTATCATCCGGGTCCCGATAAAGCCGTAGGCTGGAGCAACGACGGCAAACAGATTCTCTTTTCATCGCCGCGCAACAGCACATCTTTTTATACGCAACTTTATACCATCGGCATAGATGGCGGGTTGCCGACGCAAGTGCCGCTGCCACTCGGAAGCTACGGCTCCTATTCGCCCGACGGCGCATACATCGCTTATGAACCGCTCACCCAATGGCAGCCCGATTGGAAACGTTATAACGGCGGGCAAACCCAGCCCATCTGGATTGCCCGGCTTGCCGATTCATCCATCGAAAAATTGCCGCGTGAAAACTCCAATGAACGTTACCCGATGTGGGTCGGTGATAAAGTTTATTTCTTGTCGAATCGCGCCGGAGCCGTCAGCCTCTTCTCATTCGATACGAAATCCAAAAAGGTTGACCAACTGATTAAAAACGATGGACTCGATTACAAATCGGCGGCGGCGGGCGCGGGCGCAATCGTGCTTGAACAGTTCGGCACCATCCACCTTTACGATTTGAAATCAGGCAAAGTGAACAAAGTCAATATTCGCGTTGCCAATGATTTGCTTTCCGTGCGTCCACATTTTGAACGGGTTGGCAATCGCATTGCCAATGCACAGATTTCACCGACGGGGGCGCGCGCGGTCTTTGAAGCGCGCGGCGAAATTCTCACCGTCCCGGCTGAAAAAGGCGACCCGCGCAATTTGACCAACACGCCGGGGGTGATGGAACGCGACCCGGCTTGGTCGCCCGATGGCAAATGGATTGCCTATTTTTCCGATGAATCCGGCGAATACGCTTTGCATGTGCGCGATCAGCTCGGCAAAGGTGAAGTGAAAAAAATTCAATTGCCGCCGACTTTTTATTATGCGCCGACGTGGTCGCCCGACAGCAAAAAGGTTGCTCTGTTTGATAAGAAACTCCAACTCTGGTATCTCGAAGTTGACAAAGCCACGCCCATCAAAGTCGATAGCAATCCGATTGGCTCCAATGATGATGTGGTGCGTCCGGTGTGGTCGCCCGATAGTCGTTGGCTGACGTATACGAAACAATTGCCCAATCTTTTACGCGCGGTCTTTCTCTATTCGCTCGAAAAAAATCAAACCCATCAAATTACCGATGGTCTGAGCGACGCGCGTTACCCTGCATTCGACAAGAGCGGCAAATATCTCTATTTCACCGCCAGCACCAATATTGGCCCGTCAATCAGTTTCGCAGACCTTTCCGGCATCGCGCATCAACCGACACGCAGCGTCTATGCCGTTGTGTTGCGCAATGACATTCCGTCACCGCTCGCGCCCGAAAGCGATGAAGAGAAAGTGCAACCGGAAAAGAAAGAGGATGCAAAGCCTGCTGACAAACCGGCTGATGATAAAGCTGCGGCAGAGAAAAAACCGGAAGGCGCGCAACCCGCTACGCCTCCCGCTGGCACGCCTCCCGCGAAGAAAGAAGTCGAGCCGATTCGCGTTGACCTCGAAGCCATTGACCAGCGCATCGTTTCTTTACCGATTCCGGCGCGAAACTTCGTTGATTTATACGCCGGTAAAGCCAACACCATTTACATTGTCGAAGCGCCGCCCATCAATCTCGAAGTCTTCGCGCCGCCTTCACTCACGGTTCACAAATTCGATTTCGGGAAACGCAAATTCGATAAAGCCCTTGATGGCGTAACCGGCTTTACGGTTTCGGCAAATGGCGAAAAGGCGCTCTATCGTCAAGGCTTCACAGCGTGGTTCATCGGTTCGACGGCAACGCTTGGCGCGCCATTGCCGCCGGGCGCTCCGGGTGCGCCCAATTTGTTGCGGGTTGCCGAAATGGAAGTCGCCACCGACCCGAAAGTCGAGTGGCGTCAGATGTACAAAGAGGTGTGGCGCGGCGAACGCGATTTCTTCTATGACCCGAACGCGCACGGCTTGGATTTGAAAGTCGCCGAGAAATTGTATGAGCCATATCTCGAAGCGGTTGCTCATCGCGCCGATTTGAATTACCTCTTCACAGAGATGCTCAATCAACTCACCGTCGGTCATATGTTCATTCGCGGCGGCGACCAACCGCGCCCGAATTTCGTGCCCGGCGGTCTGCTGGGTTGCGATTATAAAATCGAAAACGGGCGTTATCGTTTCGCCAAAATTTACAACGGCGAAAACTGGAATCCCAATCTGCGCGCCCCGCTGACGCAACCCGGTGTGAATGTTAAAGAGGGCGAGTATTTGATTGCCATCAATGGCAAAGAGATTCGCTCGACCGATAACCTCTATCAGGCATTCGAGAGCAAAGCCGGTAAACAAGTGGTCATTAAAATCGGCGCAAATCCCGATGGCACAGGCGCGCGGGAAGTCACCGTGGTGCCGGTCGCTAATGAAGGCGGCTTGCGCAATCTCGCGTGGATTGAGGGCAATCGTCGCAAAGTTGAGCAGATGAGCGGCGGCAAACTCGCTTATGTTTATATGCCGGACACGGCAAACGGCGGCTACACCAGTTTCAACCGCTATTTCTTCGCGCAAACCAATAAAGATGGCGTGGTGATGGATGAACGTTTCAACGGGGGCGGGCTGCTTGCCGATTATATCGTCCAACATTTGACGCGCCAGCAACTGAGTATGATTCATTATCGTGAAGGCGGTCAGGACGTGCCGGTTCCGGCGGGCGCGATTTACGGGCCGAAAGCCATGTTGATTAATGAAATGGCGGGTTCGGGTGGCGACGCCATGCCCTGGTATTTTCGCAAAGCCAAAGTTGGCCCGACCATCGGCAAACGCACCTGGGGCGGCTTGATTGCATCATTCCCCGCGCCGACGTTGATGGATGGCGGCGGCGTGACTGCGCCCGATGCGGCGATTTATGGACTGAGCGGCGAATGGGAAGTCGAAAATGTCGGCGTTCCGGCGGACATCGAAGTTGAATTCGACCCGGCGATGTGGCGCGCGGGACGCGACCCGCAACTTGAAAAAGCGGTGGAATATTTGATGGAAGAACTCAAAAAGAATCCGCGTCAAAAATACAAATTGCCGCCCTTCCCGAATTATCAAAATAAACCAACGGGCGCGATGCCGATGACCTCAAGTGGCGGTCGCTCGAATTAG